A section of the Candidatus Tisiphia endosymbiont of Nedyus quadrimaculatus genome encodes:
- a CDS encoding GNAT family N-acetyltransferase, whose amino-acid sequence MVQINTKVKNTVKFQENILIRLAETTDISSFVALSYKKRRAYEKAQPQFWKYAGPESEEFQKQWFKELLRLDDHIMLAAVYKEKVLGFIIGRLMSAPKVYNPGGLTLMIDDFCVESKHDWNSIGQKLIKEIKELAKTKNATQFLVVCGAYDEPKRSFLKSMGLTVASEWYVGGITPIRDKN is encoded by the coding sequence ATGGTTCAAATTAATACCAAAGTAAAGAATACAGTAAAGTTTCAGGAAAATATTTTAATCCGCCTTGCTGAAACTACTGACATCTCATCATTTGTCGCTCTATCATATAAAAAGCGTCGTGCTTATGAAAAAGCTCAGCCACAGTTTTGGAAATATGCTGGTCCTGAATCCGAGGAATTTCAAAAGCAATGGTTCAAAGAATTATTGAGGTTAGACGATCACATTATGCTGGCTGCAGTTTATAAAGAAAAAGTCTTAGGTTTCATCATCGGTAGATTAATGTCAGCACCGAAAGTCTATAACCCGGGTGGACTAACACTTATGATCGATGATTTTTGTGTGGAAAGTAAACACGATTGGAATTCTATTGGTCAGAAATTGATTAAGGAAATCAAGGAACTCGCAAAAACTAAAAATGCTACTCAGTTTCTTGTCGTTTGTGGTGCATATGACGAACCCAAACGTAGTTTCCTTAAAAGCATGGGTTTAACTGTAGCTTCTGAATGGTATGTGGGAGGAATTACCCCAATTCGGGATAAGAATTAG
- a CDS encoding IS110 family transposase — protein sequence MKDINILGIDLAKTIFHIVALNKDGEKILAKKLHREEFEDYILTNIPKNSLLVMEACGSCHYWSNKFMESGFTVKLLKPCDVKAFAKTRQKNDTNDALAIARAGKDPELKSVRIKNISQQEISWLHKRRQHIIRQRVQYSNGLMSDLLEFGYYIKMSKSKFAREALNIVEDAKNAGVISERMYKEMKVIAEEIATLLIQESAIDKQLIAINKESETATLLKTIPGIGEINANILSIAAYENYDDCRSFAASLGLVPKQNSTGGKTSLGSITKKGDRYVRTMLIQGARSIAIRAKIQKDPTDHLVLWAKKLLGRMSFNKAAVAIANKLARIAYVCVTRKCAYA from the coding sequence ATGAAAGATATTAACATACTAGGCATTGATTTAGCAAAAACAATTTTTCATATTGTTGCATTAAATAAAGATGGTGAAAAAATATTAGCTAAAAAATTACACAGAGAAGAATTTGAAGACTACATTTTAACAAACATTCCCAAGAATAGTTTATTGGTAATGGAAGCATGTGGCAGTTGTCATTATTGGAGCAATAAGTTTATGGAATCAGGTTTTACAGTAAAATTACTTAAACCATGTGATGTAAAAGCTTTTGCAAAAACTCGGCAAAAAAATGATACAAATGATGCTTTGGCAATAGCAAGAGCAGGAAAAGATCCGGAGTTAAAATCGGTTCGTATAAAAAATATATCACAACAAGAGATTAGTTGGTTACATAAACGTCGGCAACATATTATTAGACAAAGAGTACAATATAGTAATGGTTTAATGAGTGATTTACTTGAATTTGGTTATTACATAAAAATGAGTAAATCTAAATTTGCCCGTGAGGCATTAAATATAGTAGAAGATGCCAAAAATGCTGGTGTGATTTCAGAGAGAATGTATAAGGAAATGAAGGTAATAGCTGAAGAAATTGCTACGTTATTAATACAAGAATCAGCAATAGATAAACAGCTAATAGCAATAAATAAAGAATCTGAAACAGCTACTTTATTAAAAACAATACCAGGTATTGGAGAAATTAATGCTAATATACTAAGCATAGCAGCTTATGAAAATTATGATGATTGTCGAAGTTTTGCTGCAAGTTTGGGATTAGTGCCTAAGCAAAATAGCACAGGTGGTAAAACAAGTCTTGGATCTATCACTAAGAAAGGAGATAGATATGTTAGAACTATGCTGATACAAGGAGCAAGGTCTATTGCAATCAGAGCAAAAATACAAAAGGACCCCACTGATCATTTAGTGCTATGGGCAAAAAAATTGTTGGGAAGGATGAGCTTTAATAAGGCTGCTGTGGCAATAGCAAACAAATTAGCTAGAATAGCGTATGTATGTGTTACAAGAAAATGTGCATATGCTTGA
- a CDS encoding BON domain-containing protein produces MYRNFIIIILSFMLTGCLPAIFTAATTSTLAVAKDQSIAETIDDVKISTKIKASFIKNNFRELYTKIKVEVNQGRVLLTGIIDKKEDALKAVEIVWGEKGVREVINELIIDKKSDHFDLVQYTKDAMITSQIKARTFVNRDVKWVNYTIVTVNDIVYIFGIARSEEELEKVTSIASQINGVARVVCHVKIKETEENDKK; encoded by the coding sequence ATGTATAGAAACTTTATTATTATAATCTTATCTTTCATGCTTACAGGTTGTCTGCCAGCTATTTTTACTGCAGCAACTACCTCTACTCTTGCGGTTGCAAAAGATCAATCAATTGCGGAGACAATTGATGACGTAAAAATATCTACAAAAATCAAAGCTTCTTTTATAAAAAATAATTTCAGGGAATTATATACTAAGATTAAGGTTGAGGTAAATCAGGGTAGGGTACTACTGACTGGAATCATAGACAAAAAAGAAGATGCATTAAAAGCTGTAGAAATTGTGTGGGGTGAAAAAGGAGTTCGTGAAGTTATTAACGAACTAATAATAGATAAAAAAAGTGATCATTTTGACTTAGTGCAATATACTAAAGATGCTATGATTACTAGTCAGATCAAGGCTAGAACTTTTGTTAACCGAGATGTAAAATGGGTAAATTATACCATTGTTACAGTGAATGATATAGTATATATATTTGGTATAGCAAGGTCTGAGGAAGAATTAGAAAAAGTTACTTCTATTGCTTCCCAAATTAATGGTGTGGCAAGGGTTGTCTGTCATGTTAAAATAAAAGAAACTGAAGAAAATGATAAAAAATAA
- the pdhA gene encoding pyruvate dehydrogenase (acetyl-transferring) E1 component subunit alpha — protein MIVSGKYKLNSPQCLESYRKMLLLRRFEEKCGQFYGMGLIGGFCHLYIGQEAIIAGVDLVKQVGDSTITSYRDHAHIISAGTEAKYVLAELMGKETGCSKGKGGSMHLFDVENKFYGGHGIVGAQVPIGTGLAFAEKYRNTNNVCFTFLGDGAVNQGQVYEAFNLAALWHLPVVYIIENNQYSMGTSVARSTFMTDLYKKGESCGITGFKLNGMSLESVYDYVRQAAEFVRNDGGPIILEMDAYRYRGHSMSDPGKYRSKEEVENYKEQDPLSQVKNIILANKYASEEQLKEIEKEVKEVIAEAVEFSERSALPDEKELYTNIYVE, from the coding sequence ATGATTGTTTCTGGAAAATATAAATTAAATAGTCCTCAGTGTCTTGAGTCTTATAGGAAAATGTTGTTGCTTAGAAGATTTGAAGAAAAATGTGGGCAATTTTATGGTATGGGTCTAATAGGTGGGTTTTGTCACTTATATATTGGGCAAGAAGCAATAATTGCTGGTGTGGATTTAGTAAAACAGGTTGGTGATAGTACTATTACCAGTTACAGGGATCATGCTCATATTATTTCAGCAGGGACTGAAGCAAAATACGTATTAGCAGAGCTGATGGGTAAAGAGACTGGTTGCTCGAAAGGCAAGGGTGGTTCAATGCATCTGTTTGACGTAGAAAACAAATTTTACGGTGGACATGGTATTGTAGGGGCTCAAGTGCCTATAGGTACTGGCCTAGCTTTTGCTGAAAAATATCGAAATACTAATAATGTATGTTTTACTTTCTTGGGAGATGGGGCAGTGAATCAAGGTCAAGTATATGAAGCTTTTAATTTAGCGGCGTTATGGCACTTACCTGTAGTTTATATTATTGAAAATAATCAATATTCAATGGGTACTTCAGTAGCTCGTTCTACCTTTATGACTGACCTTTACAAGAAAGGGGAGTCATGTGGTATTACGGGATTTAAACTAAATGGTATGTCGTTAGAATCAGTTTATGATTATGTTCGGCAGGCTGCGGAGTTTGTTAGAAATGATGGTGGACCAATAATATTAGAAATGGATGCTTATCGTTACAGAGGACATTCAATGTCTGATCCAGGTAAATACCGTAGCAAGGAAGAAGTGGAAAACTATAAAGAACAAGACCCATTATCACAAGTGAAAAATATAATTTTGGCTAATAAATATGCTAGTGAAGAGCAGTTAAAAGAAATTGAGAAAGAGGTTAAAGAGGTTATTGCAGAAGCAGTTGAATTCTCAGAAAGATCAGCCTTACCGGATGAAAAAGAGCTATATACGAATATTTACGTTGAATGA
- a CDS encoding pyruvate dehydrogenase complex E1 component subunit beta, with protein sequence MLQTTVREALRAAMQEEMLRDDSIFIMGEEVAQYQGAYKITQGLLEQFGSKRVIDTPITEHGFTGVAIGAAFAGLRPIVEFMTFNFAMQAMDQIVNSAAKTHYMSGGTIKCPIVFRGPNGAASRVAAQHSHNYTACYSHIPGLKVVAPYSAEDHKGLLMTAIRDDNPVIFLENEILYGHSFEVPEIIEPIPFGQAKKLIEGDDVTIVTFSLQVKLALDAANSLYDSGINCEVIDLRTIKPLDIETILESVKKTNRLVVIEEGWFFAGVGATIASMVMNQAFDYLDAPIEIISGKDVPLPYAINLEKLALPTIEDVISAVKKVCYT encoded by the coding sequence ATGTTACAAACGACGGTACGGGAAGCCTTACGTGCAGCAATGCAAGAAGAAATGTTAAGAGATGATAGTATCTTTATTATGGGAGAAGAAGTTGCTCAGTACCAAGGAGCGTATAAGATAACCCAAGGGTTATTAGAGCAGTTTGGTTCAAAAAGGGTAATTGATACGCCAATAACAGAACATGGTTTTACTGGTGTGGCTATCGGAGCGGCATTTGCTGGGCTTCGTCCCATTGTTGAATTTATGACATTTAATTTTGCCATGCAAGCAATGGATCAAATAGTTAACTCTGCAGCTAAAACTCATTATATGTCTGGTGGAACTATTAAATGTCCAATAGTATTTCGTGGACCAAATGGGGCAGCAAGTCGAGTTGCTGCCCAACATAGTCACAATTATACAGCTTGTTATAGTCATATTCCGGGGCTTAAGGTAGTAGCTCCCTATAGTGCAGAAGATCACAAAGGGCTTCTAATGACTGCTATTCGTGACGATAACCCGGTTATTTTTCTAGAAAATGAAATTCTCTATGGCCATAGTTTTGAAGTCCCCGAAATAATAGAACCAATTCCATTTGGTCAGGCTAAGAAACTTATTGAAGGTGATGATGTCACAATAGTAACATTTTCTTTGCAAGTTAAGTTGGCATTAGATGCAGCAAATAGTTTGTATGATAGTGGCATTAACTGTGAGGTAATCGACCTAAGAACTATCAAGCCCTTAGATATAGAAACTATATTAGAGTCGGTTAAAAAAACTAATCGGTTGGTTGTTATAGAAGAAGGCTGGTTTTTTGCAGGTGTTGGTGCAACTATAGCTAGTATGGTAATGAACCAAGCATTCGATTATCTAGATGCTCCTATAGAGATTATCTCGGGTAAGGATGTTCCTCTACCATATGCTATTAATCTAGAGAAATTAGCACTGCCAACTATAGAAGATGTTATTAGTGCTGTGAAGAAAGTGTGTTATACTTAG
- a CDS encoding IS256 family transposase produces the protein MNKKTNESIKQAVDLLIDNDTDVSTILKEGGLLKELTKRLIEKALQSEMNNHLGYDKYSCADNDNARNGITSKKLISEHGAVEIEVPRDRHNTFEPAILPKRQKRFDGFDDKVLSLYAKGMSISDIKIQLQELYSVEISEGLISQITDDVMDEVKAWQSRPLEEIYPIVFFDCLVVKVRQDKRIINKAVYVALGIDLSGKKDILGLWISENEGAKFWLGNFTEMKNRGLKDILIACSDNLTGMSEAIEAVYPKTEHQLCIVHQIRNSLKYVSYKDRKQLSSDLKPIYTAVTEEQAHLALVSFEEKWNKQYPQIAKSWYNNWDNLMIFLGYPESIRKVIYTTNSVESVNSQLRKVTNNKRVFPNDNAVFKSLYLTIDYMTKKWTMPIPNWNEAMAHLMVKFEDRLNKI, from the coding sequence ATGAATAAAAAAACTAATGAATCAATAAAGCAAGCAGTAGATTTATTAATAGATAATGATACAGATGTAAGTACAATACTGAAAGAAGGAGGTTTATTAAAAGAATTGACCAAACGTTTAATAGAGAAGGCACTGCAGTCAGAAATGAATAATCATCTAGGCTATGATAAATACAGTTGTGCAGATAATGATAATGCTCGTAATGGTATAACTAGCAAAAAACTGATCTCCGAACATGGAGCTGTAGAAATAGAAGTACCAAGGGATAGGCATAATACCTTTGAACCCGCAATACTACCAAAACGCCAGAAACGTTTTGATGGTTTTGACGATAAAGTACTATCATTATATGCTAAAGGCATGAGTATATCTGATATTAAGATTCAGTTACAGGAGTTATACAGTGTTGAAATAAGTGAAGGCTTAATCAGCCAAATTACTGATGATGTAATGGATGAGGTTAAAGCTTGGCAGAGTCGACCATTAGAAGAGATATATCCGATAGTATTTTTTGATTGTTTAGTAGTAAAAGTCAGGCAAGATAAAAGGATAATCAATAAGGCAGTATATGTTGCATTAGGAATTGATTTATCTGGTAAAAAAGATATATTGGGATTATGGATCAGTGAAAATGAAGGGGCAAAATTTTGGCTCGGTAATTTTACCGAAATGAAAAATAGAGGGCTAAAAGATATACTGATTGCCTGTAGCGATAATCTTACTGGTATGTCTGAGGCAATAGAAGCAGTTTATCCAAAAACAGAACATCAATTGTGTATTGTACATCAGATTAGAAATAGTTTAAAATATGTGTCGTATAAAGATAGGAAGCAACTGTCTAGCGATTTAAAGCCGATATATACTGCAGTAACGGAAGAACAAGCCCATTTAGCTTTAGTATCTTTTGAAGAAAAATGGAATAAACAATATCCACAAATTGCCAAATCATGGTATAATAATTGGGACAATCTAATGATTTTTCTAGGGTATCCTGAGTCAATTAGAAAGGTAATTTATACAACTAATTCAGTTGAATCTGTCAATAGTCAATTGCGTAAAGTAACAAATAATAAGCGGGTTTTTCCTAATGATAATGCTGTTTTTAAAAGTTTATATTTGACAATTGACTATATGACCAAAAAATGGACTATGCCCATTCCAAACTGGAATGAAGCTATGGCTCATTTGATGGTTAAATTTGAGGATAGGCTTAACAAAATTTAA
- a CDS encoding patatin-like phospholipase family protein: MKNVMAFLLILVVFTACTPRKQIQYSKKDSPLISNNLCPLITKNISILKNKKKAVRILSIDGGGVRGIIPARIVAEFENRSGKPASELFDLMVGTSTGGLVVLALATPNESGQPKHKASNIVDLYMQKSKDIFYASMFRKIYTGFGLWGPKYDRNQYDKILMRFFGNTRMSQLINPTAVTSYNLDTNSPQVWTRKQALKDPNNDFLISDIAAASSAAPIYFAPKLLTNAYNNSSYQVDGGMFASNPELTAVNLAYELDDTLTQKDIVLISLGTGWTKLGIESKDLCKSGVIGWVLKANLINGMMKAQGLYNAELGEIYGNSCRLQFELDKKTSAMDNASKSNLLALLKLTEDYINANSDLIDQIISILLNTSPNY, translated from the coding sequence ATGAAAAATGTCATGGCATTTTTACTTATATTAGTAGTATTTACTGCTTGTACTCCTAGGAAACAAATACAATATAGCAAAAAAGACTCTCCTTTAATTTCTAACAACTTATGTCCTTTAATAACAAAAAATATATCTATTCTTAAAAATAAGAAGAAAGCTGTTAGAATACTATCAATAGATGGCGGTGGGGTTAGGGGTATTATACCAGCACGTATTGTTGCAGAGTTTGAAAATCGAAGTGGTAAACCTGCCAGTGAGTTATTCGACCTTATGGTAGGTACTTCTACAGGTGGACTTGTGGTGTTAGCTCTCGCTACACCTAATGAATCAGGACAACCAAAACATAAAGCTTCTAATATTGTAGATCTATATATGCAAAAGTCTAAAGATATTTTTTACGCGTCCATGTTTAGAAAAATATATACTGGTTTTGGTCTTTGGGGACCAAAATACGATCGGAATCAATATGACAAGATATTAATGAGGTTTTTTGGTAATACTAGGATGAGCCAACTAATAAACCCTACTGCTGTTACTTCCTATAATTTGGATACTAATTCACCACAGGTGTGGACTAGAAAGCAGGCACTTAAAGACCCTAATAATGATTTTCTGATAAGTGATATTGCAGCAGCTAGCAGTGCTGCCCCTATATACTTTGCACCAAAGCTTCTAACTAATGCGTATAATAACAGCAGTTATCAAGTAGATGGGGGTATGTTTGCCAGTAATCCTGAGTTGACAGCTGTTAATTTAGCTTATGAGCTAGATGATACACTAACTCAAAAAGATATCGTACTTATATCACTTGGTACAGGATGGACAAAACTAGGCATAGAGTCAAAAGATTTATGTAAATCAGGGGTTATTGGTTGGGTACTAAAAGCTAATTTGATTAACGGAATGATGAAAGCTCAAGGTTTGTATAATGCTGAATTAGGGGAAATTTATGGTAATTCCTGTCGCTTACAATTTGAGCTTGATAAAAAGACAAGTGCTATGGATAATGCTTCTAAATCCAATCTGCTTGCGTTATTAAAGTTAACTGAAGATTACATTAATGCTAACTCTGATCTTATCGACCAAATTATTAGTATATTACTAAATACATCACCAAATTATTAA
- a CDS encoding pentapeptide repeat-containing protein, whose protein sequence is MLCKQPQCHPCESRGLKKYPKRLFSIIGLCLRRDDTEGSDNGQVVLLEYFKLKFFILIFLSFLTGCSDSPRDADGLLSNSQSLVIRNYIIEQNKNKVRVNIKSKFGSNLRGLKLLGVKLIDEDLSSVDLSFCEISRVDFSGANFENAILTKSVIQESDLSNTKLKNISAYGSDFQASIFENAHLENNNFIQSNFEDTDFIKANLENVNFENANLIKVVFDDSIISKSNFQKSNLGKSSFKKAVISNSIFYGTDLRQILANYASITDCYCESVDLTGVDFTGAIINNSDFTHGIINQAQLKNIKLTNSLFSFSSFQSANFTNAIIESCNFENTNFNNAQLQQVQIQKSIIDNTHFNNTSIKDLSIKNCSSILLKLNKINIVNSDIENSNLTGILLNNSYVKQATVINSDLTNSELINSNFSSTQFNKVNFTKVLMQNTVLNSTKFVDSHLYQMAIINSDLSEVTFDNSSIINSQLNNVRYKDGNFVNSDFNRNIVLNSQDFDKLKSANIIYSVKDLEQVKDLSNMNLQGLNLLDLVFNQTIFSGSVLKRVDLSNSKLQSCILQNTDLSMANLNNTDFSKSSLIGSKLESAKLYNTNFNDTDLTNVNFIRAFVSKISLVNAKLDGTKGLDGQGSKNIE, encoded by the coding sequence ATGCTCTGTAAACAACCTCAGTGTCACCCCTGCGAAAGCAGGGGTCTAAAAAAATACCCTAAGAGACTATTCAGTATTATAGGTCTCTGCCTTCGCAGGGATGACACTGAAGGAAGCGATAATGGGCAGGTTGTATTATTGGAGTATTTCAAACTAAAATTCTTTATTCTAATTTTTCTTTCATTCCTTACCGGATGTTCGGATTCTCCGAGAGATGCAGATGGTTTGTTATCTAATAGTCAAAGTCTTGTTATTAGGAATTATATAATAGAACAAAATAAAAATAAGGTACGAGTAAATATTAAAAGTAAATTTGGTTCAAATTTAAGGGGATTAAAATTATTAGGTGTTAAACTGATAGATGAAGATCTTTCTAGTGTTGATTTAAGTTTCTGTGAAATATCACGTGTGGATTTCTCAGGAGCAAATTTTGAGAATGCAATTCTAACAAAATCTGTAATTCAAGAAAGTGATCTCTCTAATACTAAATTAAAAAATATATCAGCTTATGGCTCAGATTTTCAAGCATCTATATTTGAAAATGCCCATTTGGAAAATAATAATTTTATTCAATCAAATTTTGAGGACACTGATTTTATCAAAGCTAATTTAGAAAATGTTAATTTTGAAAATGCCAATCTTATTAAAGTTGTATTTGATGATAGTATTATAAGTAAATCTAATTTTCAGAAAAGCAATTTAGGAAAAAGTAGTTTTAAAAAGGCAGTTATATCAAACTCTATTTTTTATGGTACAGATTTGCGGCAAATATTAGCTAATTACGCTAGTATCACTGATTGTTATTGTGAATCTGTAGATCTAACAGGGGTGGATTTTACTGGAGCGATTATTAATAATTCAGATTTTACTCATGGTATTATTAATCAGGCTCAATTAAAAAATATAAAGCTTACTAACTCGTTATTCTCTTTTTCTTCTTTTCAGTCTGCGAATTTTACCAATGCAATTATTGAAAGTTGTAATTTTGAAAATACCAATTTTAATAATGCACAATTGCAGCAAGTGCAAATTCAAAAGAGTATTATAGATAATACTCACTTTAATAACACTAGCATAAAGGACTTATCAATAAAGAATTGCAGTAGCATTTTGCTTAAGTTAAATAAAATTAATATTGTTAATAGCGATATTGAGAATAGTAATCTTACTGGTATATTACTGAATAATAGCTATGTCAAACAAGCAACTGTTATTAATTCTGATTTGACTAATAGTGAGTTAATAAACTCTAATTTCTCTAGTACTCAATTTAATAAGGTAAATTTTACTAAAGTGCTTATGCAGAATACTGTTTTAAATAGTACCAAATTTGTTGATAGTCATCTTTATCAAATGGCTATCATAAATTCAGATTTGTCAGAAGTGACCTTTGATAATTCATCAATTATAAATTCTCAACTAAATAATGTGAGATATAAAGATGGTAATTTTGTTAATTCAGATTTTAATAGAAATATTGTATTAAATAGTCAGGACTTTGATAAGCTTAAGTCAGCAAATATTATATATTCTGTAAAAGATTTAGAACAGGTAAAAGACTTATCAAATATGAATTTACAAGGTTTAAATTTACTAGATCTTGTATTTAATCAAACTATTTTTTCAGGTTCGGTTCTTAAAAGGGTAGATTTATCTAATTCTAAGCTTCAGAGTTGTATATTACAAAATACTGACTTATCCATGGCAAATCTAAATAACACAGATTTTAGTAAATCATCGCTTATCGGTAGCAAATTAGAATCTGCCAAACTTTATAATACAAATTTTAATGATACTGATTTAACAAATGTTAATTTCATTAGAGCTTTTGTTAGTAAAATATCTTTAGTTAATGCAAAGCTGGATGGAACTAAAGGCCTTGATGGTCAGGGCAGTAAAAATATAGAATAA
- a CDS encoding biotin transporter BioY, with protein sequence MTVTNKKTLANFIANKHAVIVIKVMMGVIALFAGSQLSIPIKPVPISMQTVVVSIIAFTYSPQLSFATVLTYLTAGIVGLPMFADLSSGLHCFFGTTCGYLIGMLLAAPVMGILNSRLTEKFTKRFLVVFFSCLIGHIIIFFLGVSWLATIIGIKQAIYSGFIIFIPTGLVKILIFSSLYHYITGVNRKNAL encoded by the coding sequence ATGACAGTTACGAATAAGAAAACTCTAGCAAATTTTATAGCTAATAAGCATGCTGTAATTGTTATTAAAGTGATGATGGGGGTAATAGCTCTCTTTGCTGGAAGTCAACTCAGTATTCCTATCAAGCCAGTACCAATATCTATGCAAACTGTGGTGGTTAGTATTATCGCTTTTACTTATAGCCCGCAACTGAGTTTTGCTACAGTTTTAACTTATCTTACAGCTGGAATAGTAGGGCTGCCAATGTTTGCAGATTTATCTAGTGGTTTACATTGTTTTTTTGGTACAACATGTGGTTATCTTATAGGAATGTTACTAGCAGCTCCTGTTATGGGTATACTTAATAGTAGGCTAACTGAAAAATTTACTAAGAGATTTTTAGTAGTGTTTTTTAGTTGTCTTATTGGTCACATTATAATTTTCTTTTTGGGAGTTAGCTGGTTGGCAACAATTATAGGAATTAAACAAGCTATTTATAGTGGGTTTATAATATTTATACCAACTGGTTTAGTAAAAATTTTAATATTTTCTTCTTTATATCATTATATAACAGGTGTAAACAGAAAGAATGCTCTGTAA
- a CDS encoding sigma-54-dependent transcriptional regulator produces the protein MSIDVLVVDDEADIRDLVSDILKEEGFTTKTAANSIQTFKILQERTPSAIILDIWLQGSELDGLGILEIVKKRYPLMPVIVISGHGTIETAVNAIKMGAYDYLEKPFSHDKLVILLKRACEAAKLKRENLDLKSKVIDKTELIGNSHITAKLKSDIEKAALATSRVLIQGKIGSGKELAARLIHKKSKRANAPFVIFSPICMDPDRVHQELFEGIENQGIIRPSILEIVNNGTLYIDEISGLPVSVQVKLLKFVQDQMFHKVGGSKAIKLDIRIIAATSKVIQEEISKGELLEDLYHRLNVISLKIPSLYDRKDDMSVLVKYFVRQLAKFSGLKAREFSDETIAALQVYSWPSNIRQLRNVIEWTLIMNPLSSNNNEVIKPSMIPPEILVNNASSAKQEDNVDMMTMPLREAREVFERQYLAAQMYRFNNNISKTSSFVGMERSALHRKLKLLHLHIPNNKFNEEEIYDSYE, from the coding sequence ATGTCTATAGATGTTCTTGTTGTTGATGATGAAGCAGATATTAGAGATTTAGTCTCAGATATTTTAAAAGAGGAAGGATTTACTACCAAAACTGCTGCTAATAGTATTCAAACTTTTAAAATACTCCAGGAAAGAACCCCCTCGGCAATTATTCTAGATATTTGGCTTCAGGGTAGTGAACTTGATGGGCTTGGGATTTTGGAAATAGTAAAAAAACGCTATCCACTAATGCCTGTGATAGTTATTAGTGGACATGGTACTATTGAAACTGCAGTAAATGCTATCAAAATGGGTGCATATGACTATCTAGAAAAGCCATTTAGTCACGATAAGTTAGTGATTTTATTAAAAAGAGCCTGTGAAGCAGCTAAGTTAAAGCGTGAAAATCTTGATTTAAAATCAAAGGTTATTGATAAAACTGAGCTTATAGGTAACTCTCACATTACAGCTAAGCTTAAGTCTGATATTGAAAAAGCTGCTTTAGCTACTAGTAGAGTATTGATTCAAGGTAAAATTGGTAGTGGTAAAGAACTAGCTGCTCGGTTAATTCATAAAAAATCAAAAAGGGCTAATGCTCCTTTCGTAATCTTTAGTCCAATATGCATGGATCCTGACCGGGTTCATCAAGAATTATTTGAAGGAATAGAGAACCAAGGCATTATACGCCCTTCAATATTAGAAATAGTAAATAATGGTACTTTATACATAGATGAAATTAGTGGTTTGCCAGTTTCGGTACAAGTAAAATTGCTTAAATTTGTGCAAGATCAAATGTTTCATAAGGTAGGGGGAAGCAAAGCAATAAAATTAGATATAAGGATTATTGCTGCAACTTCTAAGGTTATACAAGAAGAAATAAGTAAAGGTGAGCTATTGGAAGATTTATATCATCGCCTAAATGTTATTTCCCTAAAAATACCATCTTTATATGATAGAAAAGATGACATGTCTGTATTAGTGAAATATTTTGTTAGGCAGCTTGCTAAATTTTCTGGTTTAAAAGCACGTGAATTTTCTGATGAAACGATTGCAGCTCTGCAAGTTTATAGTTGGCCCAGTAATATAAGGCAATTACGCAATGTGATAGAGTGGACTTTAATTATGAATCCACTATCTTCAAATAATAATGAAGTAATAAAACCATCTATGATACCACCAGAAATTCTAGTTAATAATGCTAGTTCTGCAAAGCAGGAAGATAATGTTGATATGATGACCATGCCACTTCGAGAGGCAAGAGAGGTTTTTGAAAGGCAATATTTAGCTGCTCAAATGTATAGGTTTAATAATAATATTTCTAAGACCTCATCCTTTGTAGGTATGGAACGTTCGGCTTTACATCGTAAATTAAAATTGCTCCATTTACATATTCCTAATAATAAATTTAACGAGGAGGAAATTTATGACAGTTACGAATAA